A stretch of DNA from Phycisphaerales bacterium:
GACGGCCGCCATCGCGGTGGCACGCCGGCTAGGGCTGGACAACACGGCCATCGCCGAGGGGCTCGCGAAGGCCAAGGGCCCGGAGATGCGGCTGGAGCGCAGCGTCGCGGCCGGGGTTTCGGTCATCAACGACGCGTACAACGCGAACCCAGACTCGGTGCTCGCGGCCCTCGACACCTTCAGGCAGGTGGCGCGCAGCGGCGGCTACAAGCGCACCGTGCTCGTGCTGGGCGACATGCTGGAGCTGGGCGAGCAGGGGCCGGAGCTGCACCGCGAGGTGGGCGAGGCGGCGGCGGCGGTGGCGGCGGACCTCGTCGTGCTCGTCGGGCGGCTGTCGCTGTTCACGGGCGAGCGGCTGAGCAAGGCGCAGCCGGGCGTGGCACTGGCGACGTTCCCCGACCTCAACGACGGGCGAGCCGCGGAGGCCGCGGCGCTGCTTCAGCCCGGTGACCTCGTGCTGCTCAAAGCCTCGCGCGGGATGGGGCTGGAGCGCGTGCTGAAGGCGCTGCAGGAGCCGCCAGCGCGACCGCTGCCGAAGATCGATGGGGACCTGTTCACGCCCGCGGGGGCCCGCACCTGAATGCTGCTCGAGCTCGCTGAATACCTCGCCAAGCGCGACCTCGGTTTCCTGAACGTGATGTTCCAGCTGCAGTTCCGCGCGCTGGCGGCGGCGGGGCTGTCGTTCGCAATCGTGCTGCTGCTGGGCCCGCGGGTGATTCGCTGGCTGGTGAGGCAGAAGATCGGCGACAGCGGGGCGACGGACGCGGAGGCGCTGCGCGGGCACAACCAGAGCAAGGCCAACACGCCCACCATGGGCGGCATCCTCATCGTGGGGTCGATCCTCGCGAGCATCGCGCTGCTGGGCGACCTCTCGGTGTCGTACCTGCGGTACGGCGTGGTCGTGATCGTGTGGCTGGCGGTGCTGGGGGGGATGGACGACTGGCTGAAGCTCACGGCCAAGACCCGCGGCAGCGGCAGCCGCCAGGGGCTGTACGCATGGGAGAAGCTGATTTTCCAGCTGGGCCTGGGCGTGATCATCAGCTGGTTCGTGTACAACCAGGGCGTCGTTCAGGGGGCCGAGCACGCGGACGACGTGCGGCACGTGCTCAACCTGCCGTTCCAGCGGACCTACGACCCGGTCACGCGCGAGCTGAACGATTCGCTGGTGTTCCTGTCGCTGCCGGTGTTCATCGTGATCGGCACGCTCGTGATCGCGGGGATGAGCAACGCGGTGAACATCACGGACGGGATGGACGGGCTGGCCGCGGGGATCAGCATCGCGGTGAGCATCGGCGCGTTCGTGCTGGCGACCATCGCGGGCAAGCAGGGGTGGGCCCAGAGCCTGCTGGTGCCGTACGTGGGCAATGCCGACGAGCTGAGCGTGATGTGCGGGGCCACGGCGGGGGCTTGCCTTGGGTTCCTGTGGTGGAACTGCTCGCCCGCGCGGGTGTTCATGGGCGATACGGGGGCGCTGTCGCTGGGCGGGATCATCGGCTACGTCGCGGTGGTGACGCGCCAGGAGCTGCTGATCCTGCTGATGAGCGGGGTGTTCCTCGCGGAGATCGGCTCGGTGATGCTGCAGGTGGGCTACTTCAAGGCAACTGGCGGCAAGCGGATCTTCAAGGTGGCGCCGTACCACCACCACCTGCACCTGTCGGGCTGGCCCGAGCAGCAGGTCGTGGCGCGGATGTGGATCGTTTCGGTGATCCTGGTGGTGCTGGCCTTGGCGCTGATCAAGGTGCGCTGAGCGCCTACTGAACGAGCAGGAGCCCGCGACGTAAAACGACGCGGTCCTGAATCGGGCCGCTGGGGCCCTGGTCAACGGTGACGCGCAGTTTGGCCGCGTTGGTCAGCGGTGCATTGACGGACATCGAGGGGCTGCTCTGGTTGAGCTGGGCGCGAGCGAGCTGCGTGCCCGAGCCGTTGGCGCCGATCACCTCGACGATGACCTCGCAGTCGCCCCAGAGGCGGGCCGAGGGCGGCATTTCGATGGTGGTGGCGATGCGGGCGACGCCGCGGGGGAGCGTCCACTCCACGCGCATGGGGCCGGGGAGCTCGATGTCGGCCGCGCCGAGCGGGACGGTGCTCGGGCCAATGATGGGCGGCTGCGACCATCGGCGGGTGTCGTTCGCGGCGTCGGCGGCGGTCATCTGAACGCCCGCGAGCGGCCGCAGCTTTGCAGCGTCGAAGCACACGCCCTCAACGACATCGCCGGTGATCGTCGCGGTGGGCTGGCTGGTGACGCCGGGCAGGCGCGCGGCAATCGTGCATGAGCCGGTATCGGTGAGGGTGATGTCCGAGATCGCGGAGGCCGCACCGGAGACCCAGGCCCACGCGCCGCCGCCGGGCTTCACGGGGTTGGCGAGCATGATGCCGTCGATGCGGTCGCCGGGGAGGTCGCTGACCTTGCCGCCCTTCTCGATGCGCACGAGCGCGGGCGTGACCGACTCGAGGAAGCCCTCAACGCGGTCGCCGTTGCGGAGGAGGACGGTGTCCTGCGTGCCCTTCACGCCCGCCATGAGCGCGTCGAACCGCTCGGGATTGGTGATGATGGCCGCGACATGGTCGAGGGGGATGTCGATGTTGCCCCAGAGGCGGCTGGCCCAAACCACGCTGTCCTTGCTGCGGGGCGTGGAAGCGCCGAAGGAGCCGGGGAGCACCTGGCCGTCGGTGAGCTCGAGGCGGCCCAGCGGCGTTGAGGGCGCGGCGGGCTGACGCGGGTCGTTGCCGGCGGTGGTAGTGCGGCGGCGCGGCTCGGGGAGCACAGGGGCGTCGAGCGGCGGCAGGTCGGGAAGGATCGCGAGGACCTCGGCACGCGGAACCGCCTGCGAGCGCCCTTGCGCATCGACCACGCGAACCGCGCCCGCGTCGATCGCGAGCAGCTGCACGGGGCGCTCGGCGAGCGTGCGGTCGACGAGCACGCGACGCATCGGCTCGGGCGGGGCGAGCGCAGGGTCGGGCTCGGGCTGGGCGAGCACCGCGGCGAGAACGGGGATGATGAGCGTGGTGATCACTTCTGGAAGATCGGAAGGTAACGCTTGGGCATCTGGAGGATGATGAGGGCCATGGCGGTGCCGTAGTCGGAGCCTACGGAGGTGTCGTCCCAGCGGCCGTCGCTGCGCTGGCTCATGGTGAGCTCGCGCCGGATCGCGGGCCACCACTTGGCCCAGT
This window harbors:
- the mraY gene encoding phospho-N-acetylmuramoyl-pentapeptide-transferase, whose translation is MLLELAEYLAKRDLGFLNVMFQLQFRALAAAGLSFAIVLLLGPRVIRWLVRQKIGDSGATDAEALRGHNQSKANTPTMGGILIVGSILASIALLGDLSVSYLRYGVVVIVWLAVLGGMDDWLKLTAKTRGSGSRQGLYAWEKLIFQLGLGVIISWFVYNQGVVQGAEHADDVRHVLNLPFQRTYDPVTRELNDSLVFLSLPVFIVIGTLVIAGMSNAVNITDGMDGLAAGISIAVSIGAFVLATIAGKQGWAQSLLVPYVGNADELSVMCGATAGACLGFLWWNCSPARVFMGDTGALSLGGIIGYVAVVTRQELLILLMSGVFLAEIGSVMLQVGYFKATGGKRIFKVAPYHHHLHLSGWPEQQVVARMWIVSVILVVLALALIKVR